Proteins encoded by one window of Hylaeus volcanicus isolate JK05 chromosome 7, UHH_iyHylVolc1.0_haploid, whole genome shotgun sequence:
- the LOC128879834 gene encoding protein mono-ADP-ribosyltransferase PARP16 isoform X1 — MPAVDCKFDSSIMDNSNKERYIHNDEEKKNDHVNIINNKMANESDLDILYTSRLDSTHQQEDIGKKILLLKHMLEKDLKAADLKWSLFVAACNTYRYDSCLKPFPPMYIKNEFKDIDSLRRGIELIPPLAVLFKALQEPDVYERYGTAIELLHWVLIRLRDPYIKSINKDCYDSILRRAPSDISVVAPNLIFQVANAKQSTSEDKWKKIAQGHTTFYAYHGSRLENFHSIIHYGLQQSMCKKSLFGKGIYLSSELSVSLPYSPVGYGWGGSILGSEMSCIALCELINHVDVKTGDSDNNARNVAADSVGGKVPNKYYVVTNSELIRVRYLLVYSQEVQATRYTDNRGLLAWFKQHKLLTFVLGYVVLLASVGITHNKQVEKYYKLFAQKVGLE; from the exons ATGCCCGCCGTGGATTGTAA ATTTGATTCATCGATAATGGATAACTCGAACAAGGAACGATACATACATAATgacgaagagaaaaaaaatgatcacgTAAACattattaacaacaaaatgGCCAATGAATCAGATTTAGATATATTGTACACAAGTCGCTTAGATTCCACGCATCAACAAGAAGACATAGGGAAAAAGATTCTGTTGTTGAAACATATGTTGGAAAAGGATCTGAAAGCAGCTGATTTAAAGTGGTCTTTGTTTGTGGCAGCATGTAACACGTATCGTTATGATTCTTGCTTAAAACCCTTTCCAccaatgtatataaaaaatgagttCAAGGACATCGATTCTTTG agGCGAGGCATAGAGCTAATCCCACCACTGGCTGTACTATTTAAAGCATTACAAGAACCAGACGTATACGAACGTTACGGAACAGCTATAGAATTATTACATTGGGTTCTAATACGTCTGAGAGATCCTTACATAAAGAGCATCAACAAGGATTGT taCGACTCGATATTGAGAAGGGCACCTTCGGATATATCTGTAGTTGCaccaaatttaatatttcaagttgcAAACGCTAAGCAATCCACTTCGGAAgacaaatggaaaaagattgCTCAAGGCCATACAACCTTTTACGCTTATCACGGCAGTCGTTTAGAGAATTTTCATTCCATTATACACTACGGTCTACAACAGAGTATGTGCAAG AAATCTTTGTTTGGTAAAGGAATATATCTTTCGAGCGAATTAAGTGTAAGTTTGCCATACAGTCCTGTGGGGTATGGATGGGGAGGCAGTATACTTGGAAGCGAAATGAGCTGCATAGCTTTGTGCGAACTTATTAATCACGTTGATGTAAAAACTGGGGACTCcg ACAATAACGCTCGCAATGTAGCCGCAGACTCCGTAGGCGGAAaagttccaaataaatattatgtagtGACGAATAGTGAATTGATAAGAGTACGATACCTTCTTGTTTACAGTCAAGAAGTTCAAGCAACAAg GTACACCGATAATAGAGGATTGTTAGCGTGGTTTAAacaacataaattattaacattcgTACTCGGTTATGTGGTATTACTAGCTTCA
- the LOC128879834 gene encoding protein mono-ADP-ribosyltransferase PARP16 isoform X2, translating to MDNSNKERYIHNDEEKKNDHVNIINNKMANESDLDILYTSRLDSTHQQEDIGKKILLLKHMLEKDLKAADLKWSLFVAACNTYRYDSCLKPFPPMYIKNEFKDIDSLRRGIELIPPLAVLFKALQEPDVYERYGTAIELLHWVLIRLRDPYIKSINKDCYDSILRRAPSDISVVAPNLIFQVANAKQSTSEDKWKKIAQGHTTFYAYHGSRLENFHSIIHYGLQQSMCKKSLFGKGIYLSSELSVSLPYSPVGYGWGGSILGSEMSCIALCELINHVDVKTGDSDNNARNVAADSVGGKVPNKYYVVTNSELIRVRYLLVYSQEVQATRYTDNRGLLAWFKQHKLLTFVLGYVVLLASVGITHNKQVEKYYKLFAQKVGLE from the exons ATGGATAACTCGAACAAGGAACGATACATACATAATgacgaagagaaaaaaaatgatcacgTAAACattattaacaacaaaatgGCCAATGAATCAGATTTAGATATATTGTACACAAGTCGCTTAGATTCCACGCATCAACAAGAAGACATAGGGAAAAAGATTCTGTTGTTGAAACATATGTTGGAAAAGGATCTGAAAGCAGCTGATTTAAAGTGGTCTTTGTTTGTGGCAGCATGTAACACGTATCGTTATGATTCTTGCTTAAAACCCTTTCCAccaatgtatataaaaaatgagttCAAGGACATCGATTCTTTG agGCGAGGCATAGAGCTAATCCCACCACTGGCTGTACTATTTAAAGCATTACAAGAACCAGACGTATACGAACGTTACGGAACAGCTATAGAATTATTACATTGGGTTCTAATACGTCTGAGAGATCCTTACATAAAGAGCATCAACAAGGATTGT taCGACTCGATATTGAGAAGGGCACCTTCGGATATATCTGTAGTTGCaccaaatttaatatttcaagttgcAAACGCTAAGCAATCCACTTCGGAAgacaaatggaaaaagattgCTCAAGGCCATACAACCTTTTACGCTTATCACGGCAGTCGTTTAGAGAATTTTCATTCCATTATACACTACGGTCTACAACAGAGTATGTGCAAG AAATCTTTGTTTGGTAAAGGAATATATCTTTCGAGCGAATTAAGTGTAAGTTTGCCATACAGTCCTGTGGGGTATGGATGGGGAGGCAGTATACTTGGAAGCGAAATGAGCTGCATAGCTTTGTGCGAACTTATTAATCACGTTGATGTAAAAACTGGGGACTCcg ACAATAACGCTCGCAATGTAGCCGCAGACTCCGTAGGCGGAAaagttccaaataaatattatgtagtGACGAATAGTGAATTGATAAGAGTACGATACCTTCTTGTTTACAGTCAAGAAGTTCAAGCAACAAg GTACACCGATAATAGAGGATTGTTAGCGTGGTTTAAacaacataaattattaacattcgTACTCGGTTATGTGGTATTACTAGCTTCA